A genomic stretch from Coregonus clupeaformis isolate EN_2021a unplaced genomic scaffold, ASM2061545v1 scaf0552, whole genome shotgun sequence includes:
- the LOC121531592 gene encoding bestrophin-2-like — translation MTVTYSRRVADAGLGTFSHLLLRWKGSIYKLLWRELIIFTTLYYSFSIIYRFVLNEGQKRLFEKLAIYCDRYAELIPVSFVLGFYVTLVVSRWWGQFESVPWPDRLGALVGAHIRGTDESARLTRRTLMRYANLSGVLIYRSVSTAVYKRFPTMEHLVQAGLMTAEEHRQLEELPSPHNKFWVPCMWFVNLALRARTEGRINNDVALSAILNELNTLRTQCLKLYSYDWISLPLVYTQVVTVAVYSFFLACLIGRQFLDPAQGYAGHDIDFYLPVFTLLQFFFYVGWLKVAEQLINPFGEDDDDFETNYLVDRNLQVSLLSVDEMYDTIPLVERDKYWNESEPQPPYTAASAEHRKPSFMGSALDISVPKEEMEFQSNLEQIKEHEEANHSTPLLGGLSRLLGVQSPVFPRSSTSSRVSLLRRRPGAPFSRFPLFLHSEGDPPMPSLGPGPCHNSSHPDYAFSSMPLYERSGFYSCPQTPIHCVPPAMPRPRPTRGAHAWDRSSSSLAPPMVGSGGLLPPDTPGHMFPPPSSAFPWLSEEGEGPCVPAFSFPDPGNPPELYPMSKLRPGQGLLSRRPPPPRLSLDNTPSAEGLQPGPISPRGVGGGGERVFSFTPPSRTPATNPNNSSSSCINTTNPNTTTTTNFCNGTNPNNFCNHANFNNNTRAAGSNSGTNGGLSNNVVNTSISISTSGSSQQEANQHPNSPNDSGI, via the exons ATGACGGTAACGTATTCGCGGAGGGTTGCTGACGCGGGGCTAGggaccttctctcatctcctcctccgaTGGAAGGGAAGCATCTACAAGCTGCTGTGGCGAGAACTGATCATCTTCACTACACTGTACTATTCCTTCAGCATCATATACAG GTTTGTGTTGAATGAGGGTCAGAAGAGGCTGTTTGAGAAGCTGGCCATCTACTGCGACCGTTACGCAGAACTCATCCCTGTGTCCTTCGTATTGG GTTTCTATGTGACCCTGGTGGTGTCTCGGTGGTGGGGTCAGTTTGAGAGTGTACCCTGGCCGGACCGGCTGGGTGCGCTGGTGGGCGCTCACATCCGCGGTACCGACGAGAGCGCCAGGCTGACCCGCCGGACCCTGATGCGGTACGCCAACCTGTCCGGCGTGCTTATCTACCGATCGGTTAGCACGGCAGTCTACAAGAGGTTCCCCACCATGGAGCACCTGGTGCAGGCAG GCCTGATGACAGCAGAGGAACACAGGCAGTTGGAGGAGCTGCCCTCACCTCATAACAAGTTCTGGGTTCCTTGTATGTGGTTTGTGAACCTGGCTCTGAGGGCCCGCACCGAGGGCCGCATCAACAATGACGTGGCGCTATCAGCCATTCTCAAT gAATTGAATACGTTGCGGACACAGTGTCTGAAGCTCTACAGTTATGATTGGATCAGCCTCCCCCTCGTCTACACCCAG GTGGTGACAGTGGCGGTCTACAGTTTCTTCCTGGCGTGTCTGATTGGTCGACAGTTCTTAGACCCCGCCCAGGGCTACGCTGGTCATGACATCGACTTCTACCTGCCTGTCTTCACCCTGTTACAGTTCTTCTTCTACGTGGGCTGGCTcaag GTGGCAGAACAACTGATAAACCCGTTTGGGGAAGACGACGATGATTTTGAAACCAACTATCTGGTTGATCGCAATCTACAG GTGTCCCTGCTGTCTGTGGATGAGATGTACGACACTATCCCATTGGTAGAGCGGGATAAGTACTGGAACGAATCAGAGCCCCAGCCTCCATACACCGCAGCCAGCGCAGAGCATCGCAAACCTTCCTTCATGGGCTCTGCCCTGGACATCAG TGTTCCCAAAGAGGAGATGGAGTTCCAGTCCAACCTGGAACAGATCAAGGAGCATGAGGAGGCCAACCACTCTACTCCTCTCCTGGGGGGTCTGAGTCGCCTCCTGGGGGTTCAGTCCCCAGTCTTCCCccgctcctccacctcctcccggGTATCCCTCCTGCGCCGGCGCCCCGGGGCTCCATTCAGCCGCTTCCCCCTCTTCCTGCACTCCGAGGGGGACCCGCCAATGCCGAGCCTCGGCCCTGgtccttgccacaactccagccACCCGGACTACGCCTTCTCCTCCATGCCGCTGTACGAGAGGTCCGGCTTCTACAGCTGCCCCCAGACCCCAATCCATTGTGTTCCCCCCGCTATGCCTCGTCCGCGGCCCACCCGAGGAGCTCACGCCTGGGATCGCAGCTCCAGCTCGCTGGCCCCTCCGATGGTTGGCTCTGGAGGTCTGCTGCCCCCTGATACTCCAGGTCATAtgttccctccaccctcctctgccTTCCCCTggctgagtgaggagggggagggtcCTTGTGTTCCAGCTTTCTCCTTCCCTGACCCTGGCAATCCTCCGGAGCTCTACCCCATGTCGAAGCTCCGGCCCGGGCAAGGCCTGCTGTCTCGAAGGCCCCCGCCTCCACGCCTCTCTCTGGATAACACACCGTCGGCCGAGGGCCTGCAGCCTGGACCCATCAGCCCCCGGGGagtgggaggtggaggggagagggtgtTCTCCTTTACCCCTCCCTCTCGCACCCCAGCTACCAATCCCAATAACAGCTCCTCCTCCTGTATTAACAccaccaaccccaacaccactACTACAACCAACTTCTGCAATGGTACCAACCCCAACAACTTTTGTAACCATGCCAATTTCAACAACAACACTAGAGCAGCAGGGAGCAACAGTGGAACCAATGGTGGTCTAAGCAACAATGTCGTGAACACCTCAATTTCCATTTCCACTTCCGGGTCCTCTCAGCAagaagccaatcagcatccaaacTCACCCAATGATTCAGGGATTTAA